A stretch of the Streptococcus suis genome encodes the following:
- a CDS encoding DUF2500 domain-containing protein: MFGNLFGPHGGIMWEMALFYFVFIFIIGLICFQILRNFMEWHRNNQSPIETCQALLVTKRTDVFGNETARTNYYLTFEWNGQRREFRVKDHEYGLLTEGDKGILTFQGTRMLSFERKS, from the coding sequence ATGTTTGGAAATTTATTTGGTCCACATGGAGGAATTATGTGGGAAATGGCTCTTTTTTATTTCGTTTTTATTTTCATAATTGGGCTAATATGTTTTCAAATCCTTCGAAATTTTATGGAGTGGCATCGTAATAACCAATCACCAATTGAGACTTGTCAAGCCTTACTGGTCACAAAGCGAACGGATGTTTTTGGAAATGAAACAGCCCGGACCAATTATTACCTGACATTTGAATGGAATGGTCAAAGAAGAGAGTTTCGTGTCAAGGATCATGAATACGGATTGTTAACGGAAGGTGATAAAGGAATATTGACCTTTCAAGGAACTCGCATGCTCTCTTTTGAACGCAAATCCTAG
- the rplK gene encoding 50S ribosomal protein L11 — translation MAKKVEKLVKLQIPAGKATPAPPVGPALGQAGINIMGFTKEFNARTADQAGMIIPVVISVYEDKSFTFITKTPPAAVLLKKAAGVEKGSGTPNKTKVATVTRAQVQEIAETKMPDLNAASVEAAMRMIEGTARSMGFTVTD, via the coding sequence ATGGCTAAAAAAGTCGAAAAACTCGTAAAACTTCAAATTCCTGCAGGTAAAGCTACTCCAGCTCCACCAGTCGGACCAGCACTTGGTCAAGCAGGTATCAATATCATGGGATTCACTAAAGAGTTCAACGCTCGTACAGCTGACCAAGCTGGTATGATCATCCCAGTCGTTATCTCTGTGTATGAAGATAAATCATTCACTTTCATCACTAAAACACCACCAGCTGCTGTTCTTTTGAAAAAAGCTGCAGGTGTTGAAAAAGGTTCAGGTACACCAAACAAAACTAAAGTTGCAACAGTTACTCGTGCACAAGTACAAGAAATTGCTGAAACTAAAATGCCTGACTTGAACGCTGCATCTGTAGAAGCTGCAATGCGTATGATCGAAGGTACTGCTCGTTCTATGGGATTCACTGTTACTGACTAA
- the glmU gene encoding bifunctional UDP-N-acetylglucosamine diphosphorylase/glucosamine-1-phosphate N-acetyltransferase GlmU, with protein sequence MSNNYAIILAAGKGTRMKSDLPKVLHKVAGITMLEHVKRAVDAMEPVKTVTIVGHKAELVQAVLEGQSEFALQSEQLGTGHAVMMAEPALAGLEGQTLVIAGDTPLITGESLKSLINFHVSHKNVATILTAQADNPFGYGRIIRNADGEVQKIVEQKDANDFEKKVKEINTGTYLFDNKRLFEALKDINTDNAQGEYYLTDVISIFRQAGEKVGAYVLRDFDESLGVNDRVALATAESVMRKRINEKHMVNGVTFINPDATYIDIDVEIGAEAVIEANVVLKGQTVIGERTVLTNGTRVRDAKIAADVVISNSDIEESVIEEGVTVGPYAHIRPQSILCKDAHVGNFVEVKATTLGEHSKVGHLTYLGNATIGKGVNIGAGTITANYDGQHKYQTIIGDGVFVGSNSTIVAPISVGDHALLAAGSTITKNIPKDAIGIGRGRQENKEGYAIRFPFHPSQK encoded by the coding sequence ATGAGCAATAACTATGCAATTATTCTAGCGGCAGGTAAGGGTACTCGCATGAAGTCTGATTTGCCAAAGGTCCTACATAAAGTGGCAGGAATTACCATGTTGGAGCATGTTAAACGTGCAGTTGATGCTATGGAACCTGTTAAAACAGTAACCATTGTCGGGCACAAAGCAGAATTGGTTCAAGCTGTTTTAGAAGGTCAATCAGAGTTTGCTCTTCAATCAGAACAGCTGGGAACAGGCCACGCCGTTATGATGGCTGAGCCAGCTCTTGCAGGTTTGGAAGGTCAGACCCTAGTTATTGCAGGCGATACACCGCTGATAACAGGAGAAAGCTTGAAGAGCCTCATTAATTTCCATGTTAGCCACAAAAATGTTGCAACCATCTTGACAGCTCAGGCTGATAACCCATTCGGATATGGTCGGATTATTCGCAATGCTGATGGGGAAGTGCAAAAAATTGTTGAGCAAAAAGACGCCAACGATTTTGAAAAAAAAGTGAAAGAAATCAATACAGGGACCTACTTGTTTGATAATAAGCGTCTTTTTGAAGCACTTAAAGATATTAATACGGACAATGCCCAAGGTGAGTACTATCTGACAGATGTTATTTCGATTTTCCGTCAGGCAGGCGAGAAGGTCGGTGCTTATGTCTTGCGTGATTTTGACGAAAGTTTGGGTGTCAATGATCGCGTCGCTCTTGCTACAGCTGAGTCTGTTATGCGCAAACGAATCAATGAAAAACACATGGTCAATGGTGTGACCTTTATCAACCCAGATGCTACATATATTGATATTGATGTTGAGATTGGTGCAGAAGCTGTTATCGAAGCTAATGTTGTCTTGAAAGGTCAAACGGTGATTGGTGAACGTACTGTTTTAACCAATGGTACTCGTGTACGTGATGCGAAAATTGCAGCAGATGTCGTCATCAGTAACTCAGATATTGAAGAATCAGTTATTGAAGAAGGCGTAACGGTCGGACCATATGCCCATATTCGTCCTCAATCAATTCTATGTAAAGATGCACATGTAGGTAATTTTGTTGAAGTTAAGGCTACGACACTTGGCGAACATTCTAAGGTGGGTCATCTAACTTATCTTGGTAATGCAACGATTGGAAAAGGTGTCAATATTGGAGCAGGGACAATTACAGCAAATTATGACGGGCAACATAAATACCAGACAATAATCGGAGATGGTGTATTTGTAGGGTCAAACTCGACAATTGTGGCTCCAATTTCTGTAGGTGACCATGCTCTTTTAGCAGCTGGTTCAACCATTACAAAAAATATTCCCAAAGATGCAATTGGTATTGGACGTGGTCGTCAAGAAAATAAAGAAGGTTATGCGATACGTTTTCCGTTCCATCCAAGTCAAAAATAG
- a CDS encoding pyridoxamine kinase: MVQRLLLANDLPGVGKVALATSIPIAAVCQVETMLLPTVLLSSHTGGFPDVVIEDMTDLNRAYFRQWKKLNVKVAGILSGYCRNPQQLRQLAMYAKQTKTPLIVDPIMGDSGRLYTGFTSSYVEAMKELTQSAKLILPNLTEAALLTGREYVGEHYDFSVIEDLLEALAKQVTADIVLTGISFDDSQIGVAYFQQETGEITTYLSKKYPANFFGTGDILSTLLAVATIEQINLHQAIPLALEFIDKSLRQTLSLNRDLKLGIYFEPFLAELQETFQTLKEKL, translated from the coding sequence ATGGTTCAGCGATTATTGCTTGCGAACGACTTACCTGGTGTTGGTAAGGTTGCACTAGCAACTAGTATCCCAATTGCAGCAGTTTGTCAGGTAGAAACAATGCTTTTACCTACAGTTCTTTTATCCTCACACACAGGCGGTTTTCCAGATGTTGTCATTGAAGATATGACTGACTTGAATCGTGCCTATTTTAGACAGTGGAAGAAATTGAATGTAAAAGTAGCGGGAATTCTGTCAGGTTATTGTAGAAATCCTCAGCAGCTTAGACAATTGGCAATGTACGCCAAGCAAACAAAGACACCATTGATTGTAGATCCGATTATGGGTGACAGTGGAAGACTGTATACAGGTTTTACATCATCCTATGTAGAGGCCATGAAAGAATTAACTCAGTCGGCCAAGCTCATTCTTCCAAATTTGACAGAGGCTGCGTTGTTAACTGGTCGGGAATATGTTGGAGAACACTATGATTTTTCGGTGATTGAAGACTTATTGGAGGCCTTGGCAAAGCAAGTGACAGCAGATATTGTACTGACAGGAATTTCCTTTGATGATAGCCAAATAGGTGTAGCCTATTTTCAGCAGGAAACAGGGGAAATTACTACCTATTTGTCTAAAAAATATCCAGCAAATTTCTTTGGAACAGGTGATATTCTATCTACCTTGTTAGCAGTAGCAACCATTGAACAAATCAATCTCCATCAAGCTATCCCTCTTGCTTTAGAATTTATTGACAAAAGCTTAAGACAAACCCTTTCATTGAATCGAGACCTAAAGTTAGGGATTTATTTTGAGCCATTTTTAGCAGAGTTACAAGAAACATTTCAAACATTAAAGGAGAAATTATGA
- a CDS encoding ASCH domain-containing protein — protein sequence MTPTQLWQEFLAINSQAGSEPEPWAFGAEADRLADLVARGIKTSTSSAHALYAVEGEDVPTAGGYDIILDGQGKAVCIIQTTKVYVTPFSQVTKEHAYKEGEFRQGGDLSDIKAKSLIHWRQVHEDLFTIWLAEAGLSFSEDMLVVCEEFELVYPK from the coding sequence ATGACACCAACACAACTCTGGCAAGAATTTCTTGCAATCAATTCCCAAGCTGGTTCTGAGCCGGAGCCCTGGGCCTTTGGGGCGGAAGCTGATCGACTGGCCGATTTGGTGGCCAGGGGCATAAAAACTTCGACCAGCTCTGCCCATGCCCTCTATGCAGTAGAGGGAGAAGATGTCCCAACAGCTGGTGGCTATGACATCATTCTGGACGGACAAGGTAAGGCTGTGTGCATTATCCAGACCACCAAGGTCTATGTGACGCCCTTTTCCCAAGTGACGAAAGAACATGCCTATAAGGAGGGCGAGTTCCGTCAGGGAGGTGACTTGTCTGACATAAAAGCGAAAAGTCTGATCCACTGGCGACAGGTTCATGAAGACCTTTTCACTATCTGGCTGGCAGAAGCAGGCCTTTCCTTCTCAGAAGATATGCTAGTCGTCTGTGAAGAATTTGAATTGGTTTACCCTAAATAG
- a CDS encoding DNA translocase FtsK, with protein MRKTGKKGKATRRPTKAELVQQERVKKMVIRIISLLFLAFTASRLGVFGVTSYNIFRLLFGSLAYLLIVGAFVYFLLPNQIRNREGTISGFWLIVAGLLLEFHAYFDWNFKGEDLFQQTLKLAIGDLSSFQVMEFFGGGLVGNVLYLPVSFLFSNIGVFFIGFLLIAFGIFFMSPWSVYEVADGMAVFRDRLSERQEKRAELRAQKRVEREEKRQQELARLEEERLRIENEVEVTDESTSPQRKIDLETEEIIEEKEIEEPVQVPIFSEYDHLEPEDEFPVMLAQDELPVMEDQQELADEEVEDTDIQIDFKPKQRLAYKLPTIDLFAPIKVKGQTNEKRIVRQNIKVLEDTFASFGIKVVVERAEIGPSVTRYELKPAVGVRVSRISNLADDLALALAAKDVRIEAPIPGKSLVGIEVPNTEVAMVPFRELWEQSMTDPAKLLEIPLGKAVNGTVRSFDLTRMPHLLVAGSTGSGKSVAVNGIISSILMKASPDQVKFMMIDPKMVELSVYNDIPHLLIPVVTNPRKAARALQKVVDEMEKRYELFSQVGVRNLEGYNAKVEEFNSRSDEKQIPLPLIVVIVDELADLMMVASKEVEDAIIRLGQKARAAGIHMILATQRPSVDVISGLIKANVPSRIAFAVASGTDSRTILGENGAEKLLGRGDMLFHPIGESAPMRLQGSFISDDDVERIVQFVKDQADAEYDETFDPGEVSDSDTDYGANGGSNEGDPLYNEARALVIETQKASASMIQRRLSVGFNRATRLMEELEVAGVIGPAEGTKPRKVLETQ; from the coding sequence ATGAGAAAGACAGGTAAGAAAGGAAAGGCGACAAGACGGCCGACAAAGGCGGAACTGGTTCAACAAGAGCGTGTTAAAAAGATGGTTATACGCATCATCAGTCTCCTTTTTTTAGCATTTACAGCAAGTCGATTGGGAGTGTTTGGGGTAACCAGTTACAACATTTTCCGATTGCTTTTTGGTAGTTTGGCCTACCTTTTGATTGTGGGTGCATTTGTTTATTTCTTGCTTCCAAATCAAATTCGGAACCGTGAAGGAACCATTTCCGGTTTTTGGCTAATCGTTGCAGGACTCTTGCTTGAATTTCATGCCTATTTTGACTGGAATTTTAAGGGTGAAGATTTATTCCAACAAACACTTAAATTAGCAATTGGAGACTTGTCATCATTCCAAGTGATGGAGTTCTTTGGAGGTGGTCTGGTTGGGAATGTTCTTTATCTGCCGGTTTCGTTTTTATTTTCAAACATTGGAGTATTTTTCATCGGCTTCTTATTGATTGCCTTTGGGATTTTCTTTATGAGTCCGTGGTCTGTATATGAAGTGGCGGATGGAATGGCAGTTTTCAGAGATAGACTTTCTGAAAGACAAGAAAAAAGAGCAGAGCTTCGTGCACAGAAGCGGGTTGAACGAGAAGAAAAACGCCAGCAAGAATTAGCTCGTCTTGAGGAGGAGCGCCTCCGGATTGAAAATGAAGTTGAGGTTACCGATGAAAGCACCTCTCCTCAACGAAAAATTGATCTTGAAACAGAGGAAATCATAGAGGAAAAAGAGATAGAAGAACCCGTTCAAGTACCAATTTTTTCTGAATACGATCATTTGGAACCCGAAGATGAGTTTCCAGTCATGCTTGCACAAGATGAGCTTCCAGTTATGGAGGACCAGCAGGAACTCGCAGACGAAGAAGTTGAAGATACTGACATTCAAATAGATTTTAAACCCAAGCAACGATTGGCTTACAAATTGCCAACCATTGATTTATTTGCCCCAATAAAAGTAAAAGGACAAACCAATGAGAAGCGAATCGTTCGTCAGAACATAAAAGTGTTAGAAGATACCTTTGCAAGTTTTGGTATCAAAGTAGTTGTTGAACGGGCAGAAATTGGACCTTCTGTAACTCGGTATGAGTTGAAACCAGCTGTTGGGGTTCGAGTCAGTCGTATTTCTAATTTGGCAGATGATCTGGCTCTTGCCTTAGCTGCTAAAGATGTTCGGATTGAAGCCCCTATTCCCGGGAAGTCTTTAGTCGGTATCGAAGTTCCTAATACAGAAGTGGCAATGGTGCCTTTCCGAGAATTATGGGAACAATCCATGACAGACCCAGCTAAATTGTTAGAAATTCCGCTTGGTAAAGCTGTCAATGGGACGGTGCGTTCGTTTGATTTGACACGGATGCCCCACTTGTTAGTTGCTGGCTCGACAGGATCGGGGAAATCAGTGGCAGTCAATGGAATCATTTCATCTATTTTGATGAAAGCAAGCCCAGACCAAGTGAAGTTCATGATGATTGACCCTAAAATGGTAGAGTTATCGGTTTACAATGATATTCCTCATTTATTAATTCCTGTTGTAACCAATCCACGAAAAGCAGCGCGTGCCCTTCAAAAAGTCGTTGACGAAATGGAAAAACGGTACGAACTTTTCAGCCAAGTGGGGGTTAGAAATTTAGAAGGCTACAATGCCAAAGTGGAAGAATTTAACAGCCGTTCTGACGAAAAACAAATTCCATTACCACTTATCGTCGTTATCGTAGATGAATTGGCAGATTTGATGATGGTAGCTAGCAAGGAAGTTGAAGACGCAATTATACGTCTTGGTCAAAAAGCCCGTGCCGCGGGTATTCATATGATTTTAGCAACACAACGTCCTTCAGTAGACGTTATCTCTGGTCTAATTAAGGCAAATGTTCCATCTCGTATTGCTTTTGCTGTGGCATCAGGTACGGATTCACGGACTATTTTAGGTGAGAATGGAGCAGAAAAACTGCTTGGACGGGGGGACATGCTATTCCATCCAATTGGAGAATCTGCACCAATGCGTTTACAAGGGTCCTTTATTTCAGACGATGATGTAGAACGTATCGTTCAATTTGTAAAAGATCAGGCTGACGCAGAATATGATGAGACCTTTGATCCAGGAGAAGTATCTGACAGTGATACAGATTACGGTGCAAACGGTGGATCCAACGAAGGAGATCCACTCTATAATGAAGCAAGAGCATTAGTCATAGAGACGCAAAAAGCAAGTGCATCGATGATTCAACGTAGGCTATCGGTCGGATTTAATAGGGCGACTCGATTAATGGAAGAACTAGAAGTTGCTGGTGTGATCGGACCTGCAGAAGGAACAAAACCAAGAAAGGTATTAGAAACGCAATAA
- a CDS encoding N-acetyltransferase, which produces MILETNRLMLRPWSETDATDLFVQASHPEVGPAAGWPVHQSVEESREIIKTVLSQSETYALFHKEKGQVIGSIGLMIGKKGGLELADSEAEIGYWIGHSFWGQGLVPEASQVLLDYGFSQLNLEKIWCRAFVENSKSLRVQEKLGFVYQYLLEDVHFPLIDEVRTERVSLLTREEWYSRKENP; this is translated from the coding sequence ATGATTCTTGAAACCAATAGATTGATGCTTCGACCTTGGAGTGAAACAGACGCAACTGATTTATTTGTTCAAGCCAGTCATCCGGAAGTTGGTCCTGCAGCGGGTTGGCCTGTTCATCAGAGCGTGGAAGAAAGTCGAGAGATTATCAAGACTGTTCTCAGCCAATCAGAAACCTATGCCCTTTTTCACAAAGAAAAAGGACAGGTGATTGGCAGTATCGGACTGATGATTGGCAAGAAAGGTGGTCTTGAATTGGCTGATTCAGAGGCCGAGATTGGTTATTGGATTGGTCATTCATTTTGGGGACAGGGATTGGTGCCAGAGGCTAGTCAAGTTTTACTGGATTACGGCTTTTCCCAATTGAATCTTGAGAAAATCTGGTGTCGTGCTTTTGTAGAAAATAGCAAATCATTACGTGTCCAAGAAAAACTGGGCTTTGTTTACCAATACCTCTTGGAAGATGTGCATTTCCCACTCATCGATGAAGTTCGTACCGAACGAGTGAGTTTATTGACGAGAGAGGAATGGTATTCTAGAAAGGAAAACCCATGA
- a CDS encoding peptidylprolyl isomerase, which yields MKKAILFLLTSSLFLTACGNSSSTSDSSSSTSSTSVASTTTDTTASSQYAKDLAYAINNPSASFPQLSTDIAENEAAVKIKTTEGDITIKLFPEQAPLTVENFLTHAKEGYYDGTIFHRVIKDFMIQGGDPLGNGTGGESIWAGKDTTIDAGNGFKDEFSAFLYNIRGSLSMANAGTGTNGSQFFINQNTTDMSSQLSSSSYPGKIVEAYKKGGNPNLDSKHTVFGQVIDGMDVVDKIASVETDDNDKPKTDVKIESIEIIKDYTN from the coding sequence ATGAAGAAAGCAATACTGTTTTTACTGACATCCAGTTTATTTCTAACTGCCTGCGGAAATAGCTCATCAACTTCAGATTCCTCCAGCTCCACAAGTTCAACATCTGTAGCATCTACAACTACGGATACGACAGCATCAAGTCAATATGCAAAGGATTTGGCTTATGCGATCAACAATCCATCTGCTTCCTTTCCACAATTGTCAACTGATATAGCTGAAAATGAGGCTGCCGTTAAAATCAAGACAACTGAAGGGGATATTACTATCAAACTCTTCCCTGAGCAGGCACCTTTGACCGTTGAAAATTTCTTAACCCATGCAAAGGAAGGATACTATGACGGCACCATCTTCCATCGTGTCATTAAAGACTTTATGATTCAAGGTGGAGATCCACTTGGAAATGGTACTGGTGGTGAATCTATCTGGGCAGGAAAAGATACGACCATCGATGCTGGAAATGGTTTCAAAGATGAGTTTTCAGCCTTCCTTTACAATATTCGTGGCTCGCTTTCGATGGCCAATGCTGGTACCGGTACAAATGGTAGCCAATTCTTTATCAACCAAAATACCACAGACATGTCAAGCCAACTTTCTAGTTCCAGCTATCCTGGTAAGATTGTTGAAGCCTATAAAAAAGGTGGAAATCCAAACTTAGATAGCAAACATACTGTATTTGGTCAAGTGATTGATGGAATGGATGTCGTCGACAAGATTGCTTCTGTTGAGACGGATGACAATGATAAACCAAAAACAGATGTTAAGATTGAGTCAATTGAGATCATTAAAGACTACACTAACTAG
- a CDS encoding VOC family protein codes for MKLDTVHHIAIIGSNYENTREFYVEKLGFEQLDEHIRPEKKDILFNVRKGNLVLEIFIKPDAPKRPAMPNPEHTGLRHLAFRVENVERCLSEFDAQGIRHENVRTDDFDGKKMAFFFDPDGLPLEIHE; via the coding sequence ATGAAACTTGATACTGTACACCATATTGCTATCATTGGTAGCAATTATGAAAATACAAGGGAATTTTATGTTGAAAAGTTAGGGTTCGAACAACTTGACGAGCATATCCGTCCAGAAAAAAAGGATATTCTTTTTAATGTAAGAAAAGGTAATCTGGTTTTGGAAATTTTCATTAAACCAGATGCCCCAAAGCGACCAGCTATGCCAAATCCAGAGCATACAGGTCTTCGTCACCTTGCGTTTAGAGTTGAGAATGTTGAAAGATGTTTAAGTGAGTTTGACGCTCAGGGAATACGACATGAGAACGTACGAACAGATGATTTTGACGGAAAAAAAATGGCATTTTTCTTTGATCCAGATGGTCTTCCATTAGAAATACATGAATAA
- a CDS encoding DUF2829 domain-containing protein — translation MTFEEILPGLKAKKKYVRTGWGGAENYVQLFDTIEVHGQKLEATPYFLINVTGEGEGFSMWSPTPCDVLATDWVEVHD, via the coding sequence ATGACATTTGAAGAAATTTTACCAGGCTTGAAGGCCAAGAAAAAGTACGTTCGCACAGGCTGGGGTGGAGCGGAGAACTACGTCCAGCTCTTTGACACCATTGAGGTCCACGGGCAAAAGCTGGAGGCGACGCCCTATTTCCTCATCAACGTGACAGGCGAGGGCGAAGGCTTCTCCATGTGGAGCCCGACTCCCTGCGATGTCCTTGCGACCGACTGGGTAGAAGTCCATGACTAA
- a CDS encoding 5'-methylthioadenosine/adenosylhomocysteine nucleosidase → MKFGIIAAMPQELKILVEHLQDGTETIVLGRTYYQGQIGQHDVVLVQSGIGKVMSAMSVAILADHFAVDVIVNTGSAGAVADGIAIGDVVVANQLAYHDVDVTAFGYAYGQMAGQELYYPADQALLEQLRTVLAEQEIINHVGLIVTGDSFIAGQERITTIKTHFPEVLAVEMEGAAIAQAAVNTGKPFLVIRAMSDTAQGDANITFDEFIIQAGERSAQTLIAFLEKN, encoded by the coding sequence ATGAAATTTGGAATTATCGCAGCCATGCCACAAGAATTAAAGATTCTTGTAGAGCATCTACAAGATGGAACAGAAACCATCGTTTTGGGTCGAACCTACTATCAGGGACAAATCGGTCAACATGATGTAGTTCTCGTCCAATCAGGTATTGGAAAGGTAATGTCAGCCATGTCTGTTGCTATTTTGGCAGACCATTTTGCAGTTGATGTCATTGTTAATACAGGCTCAGCCGGAGCTGTTGCTGACGGTATAGCTATTGGTGATGTGGTTGTAGCAAATCAATTGGCATACCACGATGTCGATGTGACAGCTTTTGGCTATGCTTACGGACAAATGGCAGGGCAGGAATTGTATTATCCAGCAGATCAAGCCTTGTTAGAACAGCTGAGAACCGTTTTAGCAGAGCAGGAAATCATTAACCATGTGGGTCTGATTGTGACGGGTGACAGTTTTATCGCAGGTCAGGAGAGAATTACTACGATCAAAACTCATTTCCCAGAAGTCCTTGCCGTAGAGATGGAAGGAGCAGCTATCGCTCAAGCAGCTGTCAATACAGGTAAGCCATTCTTGGTTATCCGTGCCATGAGTGACACAGCTCAGGGAGATGCCAATATTACCTTTGATGAATTTATCATTCAAGCAGGAGAACGTTCTGCCCAGACCCTGATTGCCTTTCTGGAGAAAAATTAA
- a CDS encoding DUF3397 domain-containing protein, protein MFESMIFLKIAAILFLFLTLALSIIVVNFFKLQKRGWNFADIAFPLFAFEFYLISDKAYYSSLIPHLTFSLSVLAIGLCLFFLLQKRQFNYKRFFKVFWRAGFILTFLMYLALVIAVLTLKN, encoded by the coding sequence ATGTTTGAATCAATGATTTTTTTAAAGATTGCGGCAATATTATTTCTATTTCTAACTTTGGCACTTTCCATTATAGTTGTCAATTTTTTTAAATTGCAAAAAAGAGGATGGAATTTTGCGGATATTGCCTTTCCATTATTTGCCTTTGAGTTTTATCTTATTTCTGACAAGGCTTACTATAGTAGCTTAATACCTCATCTGACCTTCTCACTGTCAGTACTTGCCATCGGTCTTTGTCTCTTCTTCTTGCTTCAAAAAAGACAGTTTAACTACAAACGATTTTTCAAAGTATTTTGGAGAGCTGGCTTTATCTTGACATTCCTGATGTATTTGGCCTTGGTGATTGCTGTCCTAACTTTAAAAAACTAA
- a CDS encoding 3-oxoacyl-ACP reductase has translation MTKTALITGVSSGIGLAQAGIFLENGWRVYGIDQASKPDLAGDFHFLQLDLTGDLSPVFSWCQTVDVLCNTAGILDDYRPHLDIEEDELARIFEVNFFAVTRLTRPYLQQMVDRQSGIIINMCSIASSLAGGGGSAYTASKHALAGFTKQLALDYAKDKVQVFGIAPGAVQTGMTQKDFEPGGLADWVADQTPIGCWTQPSEIAELTFMLASGKLASMQGQIITIDGGWSLK, from the coding sequence ATGACTAAGACAGCCCTCATCACAGGCGTTTCCAGCGGCATCGGACTAGCTCAGGCAGGCATTTTCTTGGAAAATGGCTGGCGTGTGTACGGGATTGATCAGGCCAGCAAGCCTGATTTGGCAGGAGATTTCCACTTTCTACAGCTGGACCTGACAGGCGATTTAAGCCCAGTCTTTTCATGGTGCCAGACAGTCGACGTCCTCTGCAACACCGCAGGCATTCTAGATGATTACCGTCCCCATCTGGATATCGAGGAGGATGAATTAGCTCGCATCTTCGAGGTTAATTTTTTTGCGGTGACTAGACTGACTCGCCCCTATCTGCAGCAAATGGTGGACAGACAGTCTGGCATCATTATCAATATGTGCTCCATTGCCTCTAGTCTAGCAGGAGGAGGGGGCTCAGCCTATACTGCTTCCAAGCACGCTTTAGCAGGCTTTACCAAGCAGTTGGCTTTGGACTATGCCAAGGACAAGGTTCAGGTCTTCGGTATCGCCCCAGGTGCCGTCCAAACAGGCATGACCCAGAAGGATTTTGAGCCGGGTGGTCTGGCGGACTGGGTGGCAGACCAGACTCCAATCGGATGCTGGACCCAGCCCAGCGAAATCGCAGAGCTGACATTTATGCTAGCCAGTGGCAAACTGGCTTCCATGCAAGGCCAAATTATCACCATTGATGGTGGCTGGAGTTTGAAGTAG
- a CDS encoding NUDIX hydrolase — MNFEEKTVQRTEIFKGHIFDVVVDDVQLPDGKISQRELVFHRGAVCVLAVTPEGKMILVKQYRKAIERAIYEIPAGKLELGEEDTLEDATLRELEEETGYSSDKLTLLADFYSAIGFCNERIRLYLADHLVKVENPRPMDEDEVIELHEVSLEEALNLVATGEICDAKTIMAVQYLQLMRK; from the coding sequence ATGAATTTTGAAGAAAAAACAGTTCAGCGGACAGAGATTTTTAAGGGACACATTTTTGATGTAGTAGTGGATGATGTCCAACTCCCAGATGGTAAGATAAGCCAGCGCGAATTAGTTTTTCATAGAGGAGCAGTTTGCGTATTAGCTGTGACGCCAGAGGGAAAAATGATTTTGGTGAAACAGTACCGGAAAGCGATTGAACGTGCCATTTATGAGATTCCTGCAGGTAAGTTGGAATTAGGTGAAGAAGATACGCTGGAAGATGCTACCTTGCGGGAATTAGAAGAAGAGACAGGTTACTCCAGCGACAAACTGACATTGTTAGCAGATTTTTACTCAGCTATCGGTTTTTGCAATGAGCGAATTCGCTTGTATTTAGCTGACCATCTGGTCAAAGTTGAAAATCCACGTCCAATGGATGAAGATGAGGTTATCGAATTACATGAGGTAAGCTTGGAAGAGGCTTTGAACTTGGTGGCTACTGGCGAGATTTGTGATGCAAAGACCATCATGGCTGTGCAATATTTACAACTCATGAGAAAGTAG